The window TGGGCACCGAGGCGCGGGCGTACCGTCTCGGGGAGCTGAACTTCGAGACCCCCTATGTCTTGCGGGAGGCGGGTGTGGAGGCTCCTGCACTGCTGCCGGACCTCCCGGCGGGGACAGCCGTGGCCCTGGTGGATCACAACGAGAGTGCGCAGTCGGTCGCCAATCTGACCGAGCTGACCGTAACGCGGGTGGTGGACCACCACAAGCTGGGGGACCTGACGACCGCCCAGCCCGCTTCCCTGCGCTTCGAGCCCGTGGGGTGCACAGCCACCATCCTGCTGGCGCTGCACCGGGAAGCCGGATTGACCGTCGAGCCCGCCGACGCCCACCTGATGCTCAGCGCCATCCTCAGTGACACGCTGCATTTCCGCAGCCCCACGACGACGCCGAGGGACCGGGAGGCGGTGGAGTTTCTGGCGCCGATCGCGGGCATCGCGGACGTGGAGGCCTATGCCCTGGCGATGTTCGCGGCCAAGAGTGACCTGGGGGACACGCCTGCCGACACGCTGCTGCGGATGGACTACAAGGTCTTTCCGTTTGGTGACCCGGCCCAGCCCCAGAGCATGCAGACCTGGGGCCTCGGCGTGATCGAAACCACCAACCCCGGTTACGTGCTGGGCCGTCAGGACGAGTTGCTGGAGGCGATGGACCGGGCGCGGGCGCAGGATGGGCTAAACGGGGTGCTGCTGTCGGTCGTCGACATCCTGCGTGAGCACAACACCACGCTGGTGCTGTCGGCCACCGAGGCGAAGGTGTTGCGGGAAGCTTTCGGCGCCGAGACGCGGGATGGCCGTGCCGATTTGGGGGGGCGCATCAGCCGCAAGAAGCAGATCGTGCCCGCGCTGGAAACGCACTTCACGCCGCAGGGCTGAATCTTTCCGCCGCGCCCTATGCTGCGGGGATGACGGATCTGGACTGGCTCTTTGCGCGGCAACGCTTCGGGGTCCATCCTGGCCTGGGCCGAGTGCAGGCGCTCCTCACCCGGCTGGGCGAACCCCAGCGGAATTTCCGAAGTGTGCTGGTGGGAGGCACCAATGGCAAAGGCAGCACGGCGGCTTCTCTGGCCGCGATGCTGACCGCCTCGGGCACCCGCACGGCCCTCTTCACCAGTCCGCACCTCACCCGGTTCGCGGAACGGTTTTTGGTGGATGGACGGGAGTGTCCGGCCGAGAGGGTCGGGGACGCCTTGCGCCGGGTGCGCCCCCACGCCGAGGCCGCCGAAGCCTCTTTCTTTGAGATCGTGACGGCGCTGGGTTGCCTGCTGTTCGCGGAGGCTGGGGTGGAGGTCGCCGTGATGGAGGTGGGCCTGGGGGGGCGTCTGGACGCCACGAACATTCTGGACCCGGACCTCAGCGTGATCACGACGGTGGCCCTGGACCACACCGAGATTCTGGGCGAAACCGTGGAGGCCATCGCGGAGGAGAAGGCGGGCATCCTGCGTCCGGGGCGCCCAGCCGTCACCGGAGTGGACCCGGCCCTCTGGCCCCGGCTAGAAGCCCAGAGTGCGAACCTGTGGGCGCTGGGCCGTGAGGTGCAGGTGGAGGCCCAGTCCAGGGGGTGGGACGGCTGGAACCTGCGGATTAGGTTGCCGGACGTTCCCCTCGACCTGCGGACGCCGCTGCTGGGCGAGCATGGTGCCCGGAACGCGGCGCTCGCGGCGGCGGCGGCCTGGCGGCTGGGGGTGGGCGAGCCTGCCATCCGCGTCGGG is drawn from Deinococcus terrestris and contains these coding sequences:
- a CDS encoding manganese-dependent inorganic pyrophosphatase, with translation MLPVFGHTNPDTDAVISALVYARLLTRLGTEARAYRLGELNFETPYVLREAGVEAPALLPDLPAGTAVALVDHNESAQSVANLTELTVTRVVDHHKLGDLTTAQPASLRFEPVGCTATILLALHREAGLTVEPADAHLMLSAILSDTLHFRSPTTTPRDREAVEFLAPIAGIADVEAYALAMFAAKSDLGDTPADTLLRMDYKVFPFGDPAQPQSMQTWGLGVIETTNPGYVLGRQDELLEAMDRARAQDGLNGVLLSVVDILREHNTTLVLSATEAKVLREAFGAETRDGRADLGGRISRKKQIVPALETHFTPQG
- a CDS encoding bifunctional folylpolyglutamate synthase/dihydrofolate synthase, which produces MTDLDWLFARQRFGVHPGLGRVQALLTRLGEPQRNFRSVLVGGTNGKGSTAASLAAMLTASGTRTALFTSPHLTRFAERFLVDGRECPAERVGDALRRVRPHAEAAEASFFEIVTALGCLLFAEAGVEVAVMEVGLGGRLDATNILDPDLSVITTVALDHTEILGETVEAIAEEKAGILRPGRPAVTGVDPALWPRLEAQSANLWALGREVQVEAQSRGWDGWNLRIRLPDVPLDLRTPLLGEHGARNAALAAAAAWRLGVGEPAIRVGAAGVVWPGRMEVLPWRGGRVLLDGAHNPAGAHALASALRDLGTGPLPLIFGAASGKDVAGVASALREAASEVILTRAHLSPRVLPPEELAPHFAGTPVRLADSPQDALALLPEGGTAVVCGSLYLIGEVRPLLLGEVPETRERWQ